A single Candidatus Pacearchaeota archaeon DNA region contains:
- a CDS encoding transglycosylase domain-containing protein — protein sequence MIKFKIKNNKRLFVFTLIAFLAACIFMFFAFLRDLPRPEVFTEAEINQSTKIYDRTGKILLSNVYGEEKRTYVPLSQIPDNLQKAVIATEDHRFYSHFGIDLTGLLGALISNVEKGELRGASTITQQLIRSTFLTPEKSLGRKIKEAVLSIELDRKYPKNQILEWYLNQVPFGVNIYGAEEASLTYFQKPIQDISLPEAAMLAAIIQLPSYYSPYGPNFDKLMVRKNLVLQRMREEGYITAEQEKAAAAEEIKISKLPNTTLAYHFVTYVKQQIEDTYGADFLQTKGLKIYTTLDWDLQKSAEEIVKTNVAKNMVNFGAYNAAAIVMAPKTGEVLAMVGSADPYGEPLPKGCDPATTCKFVPSYNVAVQSIRQPGSSFKPIIYATAFRNGATDSTIVVDEPVNYNGYAPNNYDGRFRGALTIRSALAQSLNIPAVKVLNEYAGLQNAINMAKAMGITTLGNDNSKYGLSFALGAADVKLLDMATAFSVFSSNGYKIDPSVILKIEDSQGNVIYENHKTPRKVLESSVCETITSILSDNDARAPMFGAHSLLRFDNYKVAVKTGTSQESKDGWTVGYTSDAVVVVWAGNNNHTKMSAIGEQAAGPIWRALVLKSIELNTKAKDQETSQPVEPGSEVPLVMD from the coding sequence ATGATTAAATTTAAAATTAAAAACAATAAAAGACTCTTTGTCTTTACACTTATAGCCTTTTTGGCTGCTTGTATTTTTATGTTTTTTGCCTTTTTAAGAGATCTTCCTCGTCCCGAAGTCTTCACGGAAGCAGAAATAAACCAGTCAACTAAAATATATGACCGCACTGGCAAAATATTGTTATCGAATGTTTACGGAGAAGAAAAAAGAACCTACGTTCCTCTCTCTCAAATTCCCGACAATTTACAAAAAGCCGTGATCGCCACTGAAGACCATCGTTTTTACAGTCATTTTGGCATTGATTTAACTGGCCTATTGGGAGCGTTAATATCAAATGTAGAAAAAGGAGAATTGCGCGGAGCTTCCACAATCACTCAACAATTAATTCGTTCTACTTTTTTAACTCCAGAAAAATCATTGGGCAGAAAAATTAAAGAAGCTGTTCTCTCTATAGAACTAGACAGAAAGTACCCTAAGAATCAAATTTTAGAATGGTATCTTAATCAGGTTCCTTTCGGAGTAAATATTTATGGCGCTGAAGAAGCTTCCTTAACTTATTTTCAAAAACCAATCCAAGATATAAGCCTTCCTGAAGCAGCCATGCTTGCAGCTATAATTCAATTGCCTAGCTATTATTCCCCTTACGGACCTAATTTTGACAAATTGATGGTAAGGAAAAATCTTGTACTACAAAGAATGAGAGAAGAGGGATATATAACTGCAGAGCAAGAAAAGGCAGCAGCAGCTGAAGAAATAAAAATTTCAAAACTGCCAAATACCACCCTAGCCTATCATTTTGTTACTTATGTTAAACAACAAATCGAAGACACTTACGGTGCTGACTTCTTACAAACTAAAGGTTTAAAAATTTATACTACTTTAGATTGGGATCTGCAAAAATCAGCCGAAGAAATTGTTAAAACAAATGTAGCTAAAAATATGGTAAACTTTGGAGCTTACAATGCGGCTGCGATTGTCATGGCTCCCAAGACTGGCGAAGTTTTAGCCATGGTTGGTTCAGCTGATCCTTATGGTGAACCACTGCCTAAGGGTTGTGATCCAGCAACAACCTGTAAATTTGTACCAAGCTATAATGTAGCCGTACAATCAATAAGACAGCCAGGATCTTCTTTTAAACCAATAATATATGCTACCGCTTTTCGTAATGGAGCGACCGATAGTACGATAGTAGTTGATGAGCCAGTTAATTATAATGGATATGCCCCTAATAACTATGATGGCCGTTTCCGCGGAGCTCTAACTATAAGAAGTGCATTGGCTCAATCATTAAATATCCCTGCTGTTAAGGTTTTAAACGAATACGCGGGACTACAAAATGCTATTAATATGGCTAAGGCAATGGGGATAACTACATTAGGAAATGACAATTCAAAATATGGTTTGTCTTTTGCCCTAGGAGCAGCCGATGTAAAACTTCTTGATATGGCTACCGCTTTTAGCGTCTTTTCTAGTAATGGTTACAAAATAGACCCATCGGTTATTTTAAAGATAGAAGACAGTCAAGGAAATGTTATTTATGAAAACCACAAAACTCCAAGAAAAGTTTTAGAAAGTAGCGTTTGTGAAACAATTACTAGTATTTTATCAGACAATGATGCTAGAGCTCCAATGTTCGGCGCTCACTCACTTTTAAGATTTGATAATTATAAAGTAGCTGTAAAGACAGGAACATCTCAAGAAAGTAAAGATGGTTGGACTGTCGGATATACTAGTGACGCCGTAGTCGTTGTGTGGGCTGGTAATAATAATCATACTAAAATGTCTGCAATCGGTGAACAGGCAGCTGGTCCAATATGGAGAGCCTTAGTATTAAAATCTATTGAATTAAATACAAAAGCAAAAGACCAAGAAACATCTCAACCAGTAGAACCAGGGTCAGAGGTGCCGTTAGTAATGGATTAG
- a CDS encoding YidC/Oxa1 family membrane protein insertase: MLNFLILIYIYTNNFGIAVIGLTLLVKLVTNPLNKKALESQKAMAEIQPRLKEIQNKHKDSQEKQAQEMMALYKEKKFNPFSGIFLLFIQIPIIWALFYVFKGGISIDPAQIYSFISLPQTINPYFLGIDLSKPNIYLAVLTAIAQFFQAKTSTPTAPKVAAEDKTSQMTNMMQKQMVIFIPIITLFVLYNLPSALGLYWLITTVFTIFQQRSIFNKKEI; the protein is encoded by the coding sequence ATGTTGAATTTTTTGATATTGATATATATTTATACCAATAATTTTGGTATCGCCGTAATCGGACTTACTCTTTTAGTTAAATTAGTAACTAATCCTTTAAATAAAAAAGCATTAGAATCTCAAAAAGCTATGGCCGAGATTCAGCCGAGGCTTAAAGAAATTCAGAATAAGCATAAAGATAGCCAAGAGAAGCAAGCTCAAGAAATGATGGCTTTGTATAAAGAAAAGAAGTTTAATCCTTTTTCAGGGATATTCCTTCTTTTTATTCAGATCCCTATTATTTGGGCATTATTCTATGTTTTTAAGGGAGGGATAAGCATTGACCCAGCGCAGATATATTCTTTTATTTCTCTGCCTCAAACAATTAATCCGTACTTTTTAGGGATTGATTTGTCTAAGCCTAATATCTACTTAGCTGTTCTTACCGCAATAGCGCAATTTTTCCAAGCAAAAACATCAACTCCAACAGCACCAAAAGTAGCGGCAGAGGACAAAACTTCACAAATGACCAATATGATGCAAAAACAAATGGTTATTTTTATTCCTATAATTACCTTATTTGTTTTATATAACCTTCCTTCTGCTTTAGGTCTTTATTGGCTGATAACGACAGTGTTTACTATTTTCCAACAAAGGAGTATTTTCAATAAAAAAGAAATATGA
- the ruvC gene encoding crossover junction endodeoxyribonuclease RuvC has protein sequence MIILGIDPGTATTGFGVIDYKKKNKKQIVCLDYGIIQTSPKQNMGERLIQLNFDLNEIIKKYKPEMAAVESLFFFKNLKTAMPVSQARGVIIYTLSKKNIPFIEVTPMQAKTSVTGYGKATKNQVQKMVQNLLCLEKLPKPDDAADALALAIYCADKCKFD, from the coding sequence ATGATAATTTTAGGTATTGATCCGGGCACTGCTACTACCGGCTTCGGTGTGATCGATTACAAAAAGAAAAACAAGAAACAAATTGTTTGTCTTGATTATGGAATAATCCAAACTTCCCCTAAACAAAACATGGGAGAAAGATTAATTCAACTCAATTTTGATTTAAACGAAATCATTAAGAAGTATAAGCCAGAAATGGCAGCCGTAGAAAGTCTTTTCTTTTTTAAAAACCTTAAAACTGCGATGCCAGTAAGCCAAGCCAGGGGAGTTATTATTTATACGCTTTCAAAAAAGAATATCCCCTTTATTGAAGTTACTCCTATGCAAGCAAAAACTTCTGTTACTGGATATGGTAAAGCAACAAAAAATCAAGTTCAAAAAATGGTTCAAAATTTATTGTGTCTAGAAAAACTACCTAAACCAGACGATGCCGCTGACGCATTAGCTTTAGCCATCTATTGCGCTGATAAGTGTAAATTTGATTAA
- the rnpA gene encoding ribonuclease P protein component, translating to MLPKENRLKKEKEFEAVFKGGRTLKGKYVFLRYLINGTDKTRIGFVVSKKISKLAVVRNKVKRRMRDIVRLKRNKLKEGLSIVVVSLPSITKMTYKEIKEDLENLLSKGEIIK from the coding sequence ATGTTGCCTAAAGAAAACAGGCTTAAAAAAGAAAAAGAATTCGAAGCGGTTTTTAAAGGCGGAAGAACCCTAAAAGGCAAATATGTTTTTTTAAGGTATCTTATAAATGGAACCGATAAAACAAGAATTGGTTTCGTGGTTAGTAAAAAAATTTCTAAGTTAGCTGTTGTTAGAAATAAGGTAAAGAGAAGAATGAGAGATATTGTCAGATTAAAAAGAAATAAACTAAAAGAAGGGTTAAGTATCGTAGTTGTTTCGCTTCCCTCAATTACCAAGATGACGTATAAGGAAATAAAAGAAGACCTGGAAAATCTTTTAAGTAAGGGAGAAATAATTAAATAA
- a CDS encoding GNAT family protein, translated as MGKTIQKEKIEIRPPKMSDVNSLLETINSLVEEKAMIIVQDKVTLKQERNYLKGIIKSKNAVFLFLVINGKVMGSAGITKYENIKSHIGEMGIIIKKEARGLGLGEKLFKKVMEEGIKKFKLKIVILDVLKGNKIAQNLYKKMGFQKIGTIKGGAKYYGRYEDSVMMAKYLK; from the coding sequence ATGGGAAAAACAATCCAAAAAGAAAAAATAGAAATAAGGCCTCCTAAAATGTCTGATGTTAATTCTTTACTTGAGACGATAAACTCTTTAGTCGAAGAAAAAGCAATGATTATCGTTCAAGATAAGGTAACTCTTAAACAAGAAAGAAATTATCTCAAAGGAATAATAAAAAGCAAGAATGCTGTTTTCTTGTTTTTAGTCATTAACGGAAAAGTAATGGGAAGCGCAGGAATAACTAAATACGAAAATATAAAAAGCCATATAGGAGAAATGGGCATTATAATTAAAAAAGAGGCTAGGGGATTAGGACTAGGAGAGAAACTATTCAAAAAAGTAATGGAAGAAGGAATTAAGAAATTTAAACTAAAAATAGTTATTCTTGATGTTTTAAAGGGCAACAAAATAGCCCAAAATCTATATAAAAAGATGGGATTCCAAAAAATAGGAACGATTAAAGGTGGGGCGAAATATTATGGAAGATATGAAGACAGCGTAATGATGGCTAAATACTTAAAATAG
- the dnaA gene encoding chromosomal replication initiator protein DnaA gives MLNINKQKTMTNEEIWQSVLSQIQLNISPANFATWFANTKVSSVENNEATISVPNSFSKEWLEQKYHKDILKILKSLDDSIREIKYVVTPINVKMSSSQRRGVKKEETIEQLGFSELEVSKETNLNPKYTFDNFIIGPFNEIAYAASMAVVEEPGKNYNPLFVYGDVGLGKTHLIQAIGNKIKDGDSNKKVKYIPAEKLISTIVNAIRNQSVEELKKNLRDIDVLIVDDIQFIAGKDKTQEEFFHTFNSLYQKNKQIILSSDRHPNNIPALTERLKSRFNGGMIADINTPDYETRMAILKQKIEEKNTNIPTDVLEYIANNIQKNVRELESAINRIIIYKKTNNKTIELEDAKKLLKNIIVSPSKITNYKKIVESITEFYDIPSGNMFFSSRKKEFARPRQIAMYLLKKELKMSYSEIGRKFGGKDHTTVIHACQLIEKEYEENEKIHQEVELILQRIYSK, from the coding sequence ATGCTTAATATTAATAAACAGAAAACCATGACTAATGAAGAAATTTGGCAATCAGTGTTGTCTCAGATCCAATTGAATATTTCTCCGGCCAACTTTGCTACCTGGTTTGCCAATACCAAGGTCTCTTCTGTTGAAAACAATGAGGCGACTATTTCTGTCCCAAATTCATTTTCTAAAGAATGGCTAGAGCAAAAATACCACAAAGATATTTTAAAAATATTAAAATCACTAGATGATAGTATTAGAGAAATAAAATACGTTGTTACTCCAATTAATGTTAAAATGTCTAGTTCTCAAAGAAGGGGAGTTAAAAAAGAAGAAACTATTGAACAATTAGGATTTTCTGAATTAGAGGTAAGTAAGGAAACCAATCTTAATCCAAAATATACCTTTGACAACTTTATCATCGGACCATTCAATGAAATTGCTTACGCTGCTTCTATGGCTGTCGTTGAGGAACCAGGGAAAAACTACAATCCATTATTTGTATACGGAGATGTGGGACTAGGAAAAACTCATTTAATTCAAGCGATAGGAAATAAAATAAAAGACGGCGATTCCAACAAAAAAGTCAAATACATTCCGGCTGAAAAATTAATTTCTACAATAGTTAACGCAATTAGAAACCAGAGCGTAGAAGAACTGAAGAAGAATTTACGTGACATTGATGTATTAATAGTTGATGATATCCAGTTTATTGCCGGGAAAGATAAAACCCAAGAGGAGTTCTTTCACACTTTTAATTCTTTATATCAAAAAAACAAACAGATAATTCTTTCTTCTGATAGGCATCCTAATAATATTCCCGCCCTAACCGAAAGACTAAAATCTAGATTCAATGGGGGAATGATTGCTGATATTAATACTCCCGATTACGAAACTAGAATGGCTATTTTAAAACAAAAAATTGAAGAAAAAAATACAAACATTCCAACTGATGTTTTGGAATATATCGCTAATAATATTCAAAAAAACGTAAGAGAGCTTGAAAGCGCTATTAATAGAATAATTATTTATAAAAAAACGAACAACAAGACGATAGAATTAGAAGACGCAAAAAAATTACTTAAAAACATTATTGTTTCTCCAAGCAAAATAACAAATTATAAGAAGATAGTTGAATCAATTACTGAATTCTATGATATTCCTTCTGGCAACATGTTCTTCTCTTCAAGAAAAAAAGAGTTCGCTAGACCAAGACAAATTGCCATGTATTTATTAAAAAAAGAGTTAAAAATGTCTTATTCAGAAATAGGTAGAAAGTTCGGAGGAAAAGACCATACAACCGTAATTCATGCGTGTCAATTGATTGAAAAAGAATACGAAGAAAATGAAAAAATACACCAAGAAGTAGAATTAATCTTACAAAGAATATATAGTAAATAG
- the rpmH gene encoding 50S ribosomal protein L34, with product MSLTYQPAKKKRKRSHGFLERSSTSSGRKVLAKRRSKGRAKLSV from the coding sequence ATGAGTTTAACTTATCAACCAGCAAAAAAGAAAAGAAAGAGATCTCACGGATTTCTAGAAAGATCAAGTACTAGTAGTGGAAGGAAAGTTTTAGCAAAGAGAAGAAGTAAGGGCAGAGCCAAATTATCTGTCTGA
- the dnaN gene encoding DNA polymerase III subunit beta: MNFTILVKEFKKGIGMAEKITGKNLTLPILDNVLIEALPNFLKLSSTDLEVGIQWWGLCKTEKEGKIAVPARFLNQLIGSLPDDKVNIKEKGNSLTVESKNLKTQIKGFSADDFPIIPSFLREIYIEVDGKKLKDGLMSVVDIASPSQIRPEISGIYFTFTKDSVKLVATDSFRLGEKTIHLKSGFKNLFNKEVSFILPQKTIRELINVLPDEEKIVRIYLSDSQVLFETFLSNSDHPEINLISRQIDGEYPSYQEIIPKESKTKLTLNKEELIKQIKTAGLFGGRTNEVVIKAEAGGKEIEIKSQDSEIGESELSVSSKIEGESVKASFNWKFVLDGLSNMKSSEVLFELQGGDGPAVIRPIGDASYIYVIMPIKM, from the coding sequence ATGAATTTCACAATTTTAGTTAAAGAATTTAAAAAAGGAATAGGCATGGCAGAAAAAATTACAGGGAAAAATTTAACCCTACCTATTCTAGATAATGTGTTGATAGAGGCGTTACCTAATTTTTTAAAACTATCCTCGACAGATCTTGAGGTTGGTATTCAGTGGTGGGGGCTTTGTAAAACAGAAAAAGAGGGCAAAATTGCCGTTCCTGCAAGATTTTTAAATCAATTAATAGGATCATTGCCAGACGATAAAGTTAATATCAAAGAAAAAGGAAATTCTTTGACAGTAGAATCAAAAAACTTAAAAACTCAGATTAAAGGATTCTCTGCTGATGATTTTCCGATTATTCCATCTTTTTTAAGAGAAATATATATTGAGGTAGACGGAAAGAAATTAAAAGATGGATTAATGAGCGTTGTTGATATTGCTAGTCCATCACAAATTAGACCAGAAATTTCAGGGATATATTTTACCTTTACCAAAGATTCAGTTAAGCTGGTCGCTACAGATAGTTTTAGATTAGGAGAAAAAACAATTCATTTGAAATCTGGATTTAAAAATTTATTTAACAAAGAAGTAAGCTTTATCCTTCCTCAGAAAACAATTAGAGAATTAATTAACGTTTTGCCAGATGAAGAAAAAATCGTTAGAATATATCTTTCTGATTCACAAGTATTATTCGAAACGTTTTTGTCTAATTCAGATCATCCAGAAATTAATTTAATTTCAAGACAGATAGACGGAGAATATCCTTCATACCAAGAAATTATTCCTAAGGAAAGTAAAACGAAATTAACATTGAATAAAGAAGAATTAATTAAGCAAATTAAAACAGCAGGATTGTTTGGAGGAAGGACTAACGAGGTGGTTATAAAAGCAGAAGCAGGAGGGAAAGAAATAGAAATAAAAAGCCAGGATTCAGAAATAGGGGAAAGTGAATTATCTGTGTCTTCAAAAATAGAAGGAGAAAGCGTAAAAGCTTCTTTTAACTGGAAGTTCGTCCTAGACGGTCTTTCAAATATGAAAAGCTCAGAAGTACTATTTGAGCTTCAAGGAGGAGATGGACCGGCAGTAATTAGACCCATCGGAGACGCTAGTTATATTTATGTAATTATGCCGATAAAGATGTAA
- a CDS encoding DUF87 domain-containing protein, with protein MGLFGNKSKQEKFLEKETTTAMDIIAPASIEVNQNYVQIEEKLAKTYFVFSYPRYLTTGWLSPIINMDIPLDISFFFHPIETGTILKQLRKSVTEVQAEIIERETKGLIRDPALETAYQDLEDLRSRLQTAQEKMFKFGLYITVYADNIKELETIETTLRSVLEARLIYIKPALYQQKEGLISSFPYGTDLLQIHNTLNTTPLSSIFPFISFDLSSNEGILYGINKHNNSLVLFDRFSMENANMVIFAKSGSGKSYAVKLEILRSLMMGAECIILDPENEYKPLAEAVDGSFFKISLSSDSHINPFDLPEPREDETSEDVLRSSIINLVGLMRIMLGGLTPEEDAIMDRGLSETYAAKDITPNSDPKTWADKVPIMSDLESVLETMDGAESLVERLRKFTKGTYASFFNQKSNISVTKSLVVFGIRDMEDELRPMAMFIVMRYIWNTARLSLKKRILVIDEAWWMMKTEDGASFLFGICKRARKYWLGVTTITQDVSDFLQSDYGKPIITNSSIQLLLKQSPATIDLIQQTFSLTDQEKFLLLETPVGEGIFFAGQKHVAIRVVASYTEDQIITTSPEEVMKIKKAKELL; from the coding sequence ATGGGATTATTCGGAAACAAATCAAAACAGGAAAAATTCCTGGAAAAAGAAACAACTACGGCAATGGATATAATCGCTCCTGCTTCTATTGAGGTAAACCAAAATTATGTCCAGATAGAAGAAAAGCTAGCTAAAACTTACTTTGTTTTCTCTTATCCCCGATATTTAACTACGGGATGGCTTTCTCCAATTATTAACATGGACATTCCTTTAGATATTTCTTTCTTTTTTCACCCAATTGAGACAGGAACCATTTTAAAACAGTTGAGAAAAAGTGTTACTGAAGTTCAAGCAGAGATTATTGAAAGAGAAACCAAGGGATTAATTAGAGATCCAGCATTGGAAACTGCTTACCAAGATCTAGAAGACCTAAGAAGTAGACTACAAACCGCTCAAGAAAAAATGTTTAAGTTTGGACTATACATTACTGTCTATGCTGACAATATTAAAGAATTAGAAACAATAGAAACGACATTAAGATCGGTTCTTGAAGCAAGGCTAATCTATATCAAGCCAGCTCTATATCAGCAAAAAGAAGGATTGATTTCTTCTTTCCCCTATGGGACCGATCTATTACAGATACATAATACATTAAATACAACTCCGCTATCTAGTATTTTCCCATTTATATCCTTTGATTTAAGTTCTAATGAAGGAATATTGTATGGCATCAATAAACATAATAATTCTTTAGTATTGTTTGACAGATTTAGCATGGAAAATGCCAACATGGTAATCTTTGCTAAATCTGGTTCTGGTAAATCATATGCAGTTAAGCTTGAAATTTTAAGATCTTTAATGATGGGAGCAGAATGTATCATCCTTGATCCTGAAAATGAATATAAACCATTAGCTGAAGCAGTAGATGGTTCTTTCTTCAAAATATCACTAAGTTCTGATAGTCATATTAATCCTTTTGACTTGCCAGAACCAAGAGAGGATGAAACATCTGAAGATGTTTTAAGATCGAGTATCATTAACCTTGTTGGTTTAATGAGAATTATGCTTGGAGGATTAACCCCAGAAGAAGATGCTATTATGGATAGAGGATTATCCGAAACTTACGCTGCTAAAGATATTACTCCAAATTCAGATCCTAAAACTTGGGCTGATAAAGTCCCAATTATGTCTGATTTAGAATCGGTTTTAGAAACTATGGATGGAGCTGAATCTTTAGTTGAAAGATTAAGAAAATTCACTAAAGGAACTTATGCTTCTTTCTTTAACCAAAAATCAAATATTTCCGTAACTAAATCATTAGTTGTTTTTGGTATTAGAGATATGGAAGACGAATTAAGGCCCATGGCAATGTTTATTGTTATGCGTTATATCTGGAATACAGCTAGATTATCTTTAAAGAAAAGGATACTTGTTATTGATGAGGCTTGGTGGATGATGAAAACCGAAGATGGAGCTTCTTTCTTGTTTGGAATTTGTAAAAGAGCAAGAAAATATTGGTTAGGAGTAACAACAATTACTCAAGACGTTTCTGATTTCTTACAATCTGATTATGGTAAACCAATTATTACTAACTCTTCGATCCAATTATTATTAAAACAAAGCCCAGCAACAATTGATTTAATTCAACAAACATTTAGTTTAACTGACCAAGAAAAATTCCTATTACTAGAAACTCCAGTAGGAGAGGGGATATTCTTCGCTGGACAAAAACACGTCGCCATCAGAGTTGTAGCCTCATATACCGAAGACCAAATAATCACTACTAGCCCAGAAGAAGTGATGAAAATAAAAAAAGCTAAAGAATTATTGTAA
- a CDS encoding R3H domain-containing nucleic acid-binding protein, giving the protein MIDQEEVENIKEIIKEFFLRAGFIVEVEGNCINREGEDVLEIDIKTGEAQNLIGKQGLVLADIQLLLRKVIKKKTDKEFYLSLDIDGYKKNKESYLRNIAQSVADEVSRTKREKELPYTSSFDRRVVHMELADRKDITTESIGEGEERRIIIKPVL; this is encoded by the coding sequence ATGATTGATCAAGAAGAGGTAGAAAATATTAAAGAGATTATTAAAGAATTCTTTTTAAGGGCTGGCTTTATTGTAGAAGTAGAGGGCAATTGTATAAATCGAGAAGGTGAAGATGTTTTAGAAATAGATATTAAAACGGGTGAAGCGCAAAATTTAATAGGAAAACAAGGATTGGTTTTAGCTGATATCCAATTACTTTTGAGGAAAGTTATTAAAAAGAAAACAGACAAAGAATTCTATTTAAGTCTTGATATTGATGGATATAAAAAAAACAAAGAAAGTTATTTAAGAAATATAGCTCAAAGTGTCGCTGATGAAGTTTCAAGAACAAAAAGAGAAAAGGAGTTACCATATACATCTTCTTTTGACAGAAGAGTAGTCCATATGGAATTAGCTGATAGAAAAGATATCACAACCGAAAGTATTGGAGAAGGAGAAGAGAGGAGAATAATTATCAAGCCAGTATTATAA
- the tyrS gene encoding tyrosine--tRNA ligase encodes MKIIVDEEKINEILSRGTEDIIDKEHLKKKLMSGKQLNIKFGIDPTGPKIHLGRATILMKLKDFQDLGHKITLIIGDFTALIGDASDKDSIRKPLTEKEIKENLKDYLSQIGKILDLKKVEVKHNKDWFGKMKAEELIRLAMNFTAQQMIQRRNFKERWDNEKPIGVHELLYPLLQGYDSVVIKSDLEIGGFDQLFNLKAGRELQKIFNQEPQDVMTLRMIYGLDGRKMSTSWGNVINILDNPKDMFGKLMTLNDDLIIGYFESCTRVPMLQINEFKNSLERKEMNPKAIKKILAKEIITFFYDGEKAKEAEKEFEQVFEDKKLPSEIEEIKINEKKINVQDLLVKLSLASSKGEAKRLIEQGGVRAIKGENIEEIKDWQLEMQIEKGIIIQVGKRNFRKIS; translated from the coding sequence ATGAAAATAATAGTAGATGAAGAAAAAATAAACGAAATATTAAGCAGGGGAACCGAAGACATTATTGATAAAGAGCATCTTAAGAAAAAATTAATGTCAGGCAAGCAGCTTAATATTAAGTTTGGTATTGATCCAACCGGACCCAAGATTCATTTAGGGAGGGCAACTATATTAATGAAGCTAAAAGACTTCCAAGATTTGGGACATAAGATTACTTTAATCATTGGAGACTTCACGGCTTTAATTGGAGATGCTTCCGATAAAGATTCAATTAGAAAACCTTTAACAGAAAAAGAGATTAAAGAAAATTTGAAAGATTATCTTTCTCAAATAGGAAAGATCTTAGATTTAAAGAAAGTTGAAGTTAAACACAATAAAGACTGGTTTGGTAAAATGAAAGCCGAAGAATTAATTAGGTTGGCGATGAATTTTACAGCGCAACAAATGATTCAAAGAAGAAACTTCAAGGAAAGATGGGATAACGAAAAGCCAATTGGAGTCCATGAATTATTATATCCATTATTACAAGGATACGATTCGGTGGTAATTAAATCTGATTTAGAAATTGGAGGATTTGATCAATTATTTAATTTAAAAGCAGGGAGAGAACTACAAAAGATATTCAATCAAGAACCACAAGACGTGATGACCTTAAGAATGATTTATGGATTAGACGGAAGGAAGATGTCTACTTCATGGGGCAATGTTATTAATATCTTAGATAATCCTAAAGACATGTTTGGGAAATTAATGACATTAAATGATGATTTAATTATTGGATACTTTGAATCTTGCACGAGAGTGCCGATGTTACAAATCAATGAATTTAAAAATAGCCTAGAAAGGAAGGAGATGAACCCCAAAGCTATTAAAAAAATACTGGCCAAAGAAATTATTACTTTCTTTTACGACGGGGAAAAAGCTAAAGAAGCAGAAAAAGAATTTGAACAGGTTTTTGAAGATAAAAAACTTCCTTCAGAAATAGAGGAAATTAAAATAAACGAAAAAAAGATAAATGTTCAAGATTTATTAGTCAAGTTAAGCCTAGCTTCTTCAAAAGGGGAGGCGAAAAGATTAATAGAGCAAGGAGGAGTAAGAGCAATAAAAGGAGAAAACATCGAAGAAATTAAAGATTGGCAATTGGAAATGCAGATAGAAAAAGGAATAATTATTCAGGTAGGGAAAAGAAATTTTAGAAAGATTAGTTAA